One genomic segment of Kocuria rhizophila DC2201 includes these proteins:
- a CDS encoding MBL fold metallo-hydrolase, translating to MSAHPETVLTDPSGGVTVQKCVTEGTFNLDGGSWEVENNVWIVGGAAECVVIDPAHDPDAVIAAVGERTVTHVLLTHGHDDHIKAVRDFVEQLGTDAPVLMSHEDLMLWHDVHPQGPEPEPLHDGQQLVTGTVEFTVLATPGHSPGSVVFHAPQLGEHGVIFTGDTLFQGGPGATGRSYSDFPTIIASIEKRLLALPEDTLVLPGHGDPTTVGEEKPHLGEWIARGH from the coding sequence GTGAGCGCCCACCCGGAGACCGTCCTCACCGATCCCAGCGGTGGCGTGACCGTCCAGAAGTGCGTGACCGAGGGAACCTTCAACCTCGACGGCGGCTCCTGGGAGGTGGAGAACAACGTGTGGATCGTCGGTGGCGCCGCCGAGTGCGTGGTCATCGACCCCGCGCACGACCCGGACGCGGTGATCGCCGCGGTCGGTGAGCGCACCGTGACCCACGTGCTGCTCACTCACGGCCACGACGACCACATCAAGGCCGTCCGGGACTTCGTGGAGCAACTGGGCACGGACGCCCCGGTGCTCATGAGCCACGAGGACCTCATGCTGTGGCACGACGTCCACCCGCAGGGTCCCGAGCCCGAGCCGCTGCACGACGGTCAGCAGCTGGTGACCGGGACCGTGGAGTTCACGGTGCTGGCCACGCCGGGGCACTCCCCCGGCTCCGTGGTCTTCCACGCCCCGCAGCTCGGGGAGCACGGCGTGATCTTCACCGGGGACACCCTCTTCCAGGGTGGTCCGGGCGCCACGGGACGCTCGTACTCGGACTTCCCCACGATCATTGCCTCGATCGAGAAGCGGCTCCTCGCCCTCCCGGAGGACACCCTGGTGCTCCCCGGGCACGGTGACCCCACCACCGTGGGCGAGGAGAAGCCCCACCTCGGCGAGTGGATCGCCCGCGGCCACTGA
- a CDS encoding AAA family ATPase: MRLHRMEITAFGPFAGQEVVDFEGLNRAGVFLLNGETGSGKTSVLDAICFALYGTGPTTAAKGGRKAQHSDHADPHTGPRVDVEFSAGGRRWHVSRTPAWREPSSRAASGWTERHATVLLRESVEGQWMERGYRPDDVGQQIHHAIGLDREQFTQVMMLPQGRFARFLQAGSKEREELLETLFGTDVYAGIQDELKARADHAKQQLRDAGAEAQRTEELLERFRARLLAAVEELPARAQDEVEGTPVASWAPREQAVDETGPSDGPAQWTDPTGETPSATGNEDDGRGPEDARDVTARWADLAGAGGALVDAVDRARQRAAEEFTVAQRRAAGLEAARERLDHFDSLTRRREKLSEEHERAQDAARTLQEHDAAHQLQDVVQASRTATREETEAAQRVSDLRTELAPQSPPGRSGRQVLAEHAPLLDEQLAARAFSASLRDAAVAAREAARRAVERAGALERDRADMERETRHLQQLEGAEQQLRERMEGERVALAEREHDLEQLRSDTRDEALVRERARSARAAVEASRDYEHARATAEQRGRDYERDETARREAARHVEGLEALRFEHAASALAEELAPGAPCPVCGSTCHPEPATAAPGDEVTVADLERARAARDAAQDTADASHATWQRAQHAAAEALGRGAEEDLDAVVERARRAAEEETELVARLERAERIARAVASGRETLAEVEERAASTSAEAASARIRVDAAAQHCDREREQLAQSLRGFRDAPRFLEHAEQLLEHLDAWESAHRAHEQAREHARLSTHALERAVSASPFDGAADVSRALLEPGEARELRTWWEAHERDAAALDAELATEEMRRAAALDGPEREELSDAALSRAALARDDLDMLRDRLTRQLGGLHALVEDITATASQIPDQDARHRGIRERAATLGGLADVATATSSENSLRMTLTSFVLAAKLEQVAAVASEHLSRMSSGRFTLVHTDQTRGGGKSGLGLEIDDSWTGVRRGTETLSGGESFFTSLALALALADVVRAEAGGRDIDTLFVDEGFGSLDEQTLEQVLETLDGLRRDGRVIGVVSHVSEMKQRIDTQLVVTKTPQGSHLGIEADPWSPA, from the coding sequence ATGAGACTGCACCGGATGGAGATCACGGCGTTCGGGCCGTTCGCCGGCCAGGAGGTCGTGGACTTCGAGGGGCTCAACCGCGCCGGGGTGTTCCTGCTCAACGGGGAGACGGGTTCCGGCAAGACCAGCGTGCTGGACGCGATCTGCTTCGCGCTCTACGGAACGGGACCCACCACGGCGGCCAAGGGCGGACGCAAGGCCCAGCACAGCGACCACGCCGACCCCCACACCGGGCCACGGGTGGACGTCGAGTTCTCGGCCGGGGGTCGCCGCTGGCACGTGAGCCGCACGCCCGCGTGGCGAGAGCCCTCCTCGCGCGCCGCCTCGGGATGGACCGAACGCCACGCCACCGTGCTGCTGCGCGAGTCGGTCGAGGGCCAGTGGATGGAGCGTGGCTACCGGCCGGACGACGTGGGGCAGCAGATCCACCACGCGATCGGGCTGGACCGCGAGCAGTTCACCCAGGTCATGATGCTGCCCCAGGGCCGTTTCGCCCGTTTCCTGCAGGCCGGGTCCAAGGAACGGGAGGAGCTGCTGGAAACCCTCTTCGGCACCGATGTGTACGCCGGGATCCAGGACGAGCTCAAGGCCCGGGCGGATCACGCCAAGCAGCAGCTGCGGGACGCGGGCGCCGAGGCGCAGCGCACCGAGGAGCTGCTGGAACGCTTCCGCGCCAGGCTGCTCGCGGCCGTGGAGGAGCTGCCCGCTCGAGCCCAGGACGAGGTCGAGGGGACCCCGGTGGCGTCGTGGGCGCCGCGGGAACAGGCGGTGGACGAGACCGGGCCATCGGACGGGCCCGCGCAGTGGACGGACCCCACGGGGGAGACCCCGAGCGCCACGGGCAATGAGGACGACGGCCGCGGTCCGGAGGATGCCCGCGACGTCACTGCCCGGTGGGCGGACCTCGCCGGGGCCGGTGGTGCGCTCGTGGACGCGGTGGACCGCGCTCGTCAGCGAGCCGCCGAGGAGTTCACGGTGGCCCAGCGCAGGGCCGCTGGGCTCGAGGCCGCGCGGGAACGGCTGGACCACTTCGACAGCCTCACCCGACGGCGCGAAAAACTGTCCGAGGAGCACGAGCGCGCGCAGGACGCCGCCCGCACGCTGCAGGAGCACGACGCCGCGCACCAGCTCCAGGACGTCGTCCAGGCCTCTCGCACGGCCACCCGGGAGGAGACGGAGGCGGCGCAGCGCGTCAGCGATCTCCGCACCGAACTCGCCCCGCAGAGCCCGCCGGGGCGCTCCGGCCGCCAGGTGCTGGCGGAGCACGCCCCGCTGCTGGACGAGCAGCTGGCGGCGAGGGCGTTCTCGGCGTCGTTGCGCGATGCCGCCGTGGCCGCGCGGGAGGCGGCCCGCCGGGCCGTCGAACGGGCCGGGGCCCTGGAGCGGGACCGGGCCGACATGGAGCGCGAGACCCGGCACCTGCAGCAGCTGGAGGGGGCGGAGCAGCAGCTGCGGGAGCGGATGGAGGGCGAACGCGTGGCCCTCGCCGAACGGGAGCACGACCTGGAGCAGCTGCGCTCGGACACCAGGGACGAAGCCCTCGTGCGAGAGCGGGCCCGCAGTGCACGGGCCGCGGTGGAGGCGAGCCGGGACTACGAGCACGCCAGGGCCACGGCGGAGCAGCGGGGCCGGGACTACGAGCGGGACGAGACCGCCCGCCGGGAGGCCGCCCGTCACGTGGAGGGGCTGGAGGCGCTGCGCTTCGAGCACGCGGCCTCGGCACTGGCCGAGGAGCTGGCACCGGGGGCACCGTGCCCGGTGTGCGGTTCCACGTGCCACCCCGAACCGGCCACCGCGGCTCCGGGTGACGAGGTCACGGTGGCGGACCTGGAGCGTGCCCGGGCCGCACGGGACGCCGCACAGGACACTGCGGATGCCTCCCACGCCACGTGGCAGCGGGCCCAGCACGCCGCCGCCGAGGCCCTGGGACGCGGGGCGGAGGAGGATCTCGACGCCGTGGTGGAACGCGCACGGCGGGCCGCCGAGGAGGAGACCGAGCTCGTCGCGCGGCTCGAGCGGGCGGAGCGCATCGCCCGCGCGGTCGCCTCGGGGCGCGAGACGCTCGCCGAGGTGGAGGAACGTGCTGCGAGCACGAGTGCCGAGGCCGCCAGCGCACGGATCCGGGTGGACGCGGCGGCACAGCACTGCGACCGTGAGCGCGAGCAGCTCGCGCAGAGCCTGCGAGGCTTCAGGGACGCCCCGCGGTTCCTGGAGCACGCCGAGCAGCTGCTGGAGCACCTCGACGCTTGGGAGAGCGCCCACAGGGCGCACGAGCAGGCCCGGGAGCACGCCCGACTCAGCACGCACGCTCTGGAACGCGCGGTGTCCGCCTCACCGTTCGACGGCGCGGCGGACGTCTCCCGCGCACTGCTGGAACCGGGGGAGGCCCGGGAGCTCCGGACCTGGTGGGAGGCCCACGAGCGGGATGCCGCCGCCCTCGACGCCGAGCTCGCCACGGAGGAGATGCGCCGCGCCGCGGCCCTCGACGGGCCGGAACGCGAGGAACTCTCCGACGCCGCCCTGTCCCGCGCGGCCCTCGCGCGCGACGATCTGGACATGCTGCGTGACCGGCTCACCCGGCAGCTCGGGGGTCTGCACGCCCTCGTCGAGGACATCACCGCCACCGCGAGCCAGATCCCGGATCAGGACGCCCGCCACCGCGGCATCCGGGAGCGCGCGGCCACGCTCGGCGGTCTCGCGGACGTGGCCACCGCCACGTCCTCCGAGAACTCCCTGCGCATGACCCTGACCTCGTTCGTGCTCGCGGCCAAGCTCGAGCAGGTGGCCGCCGTGGCCTCCGAGCACCTCAGCCGCATGTCCTCCGGTCGCTTCACCCTGGTGCACACGGACCAGACCCGGGGCGGCGGCAAGTCGGGGCTCGGCCTCGAGATCGACGACTCCTGGACCGGTGTGCGCCGCGGCACCGAGACGCTGTCCGGGGGTGAGTCCTTCTTCACCTCCCTCGCGCTGGCCCTCGCGCTCGCGGACGTGGTGCGGGCGGAGGCCGGTGGCCGGGACATCGACACGTTGTTCGTGGACGAGGGTTTCGGCTCCCTGGACGAGCAGACCCTGGAGCAGGTGCTGGAAACCCTCGACGGGCTGCGCCGTGACGGACGGGTGATCGGCGTGGTGTCCCACGTCAGCGAGATGAAGCAGCGGATCGACACGCAACTGGTCGTGACTAAGACCCCCCAGGGCTCCCACCTCGGCATCGAGGCGGACCCGTGGTCTCCCGCGTAG
- a CDS encoding DUF6318 family protein, whose translation MLWEMSGASHRVRDAGSSRHMQHARSARVGARALVVAGVAALTLSGCGGGPAADGSASPQPTASSASSHDDAASPSTPPASASASTTGSSSPLPEDWRPQEPTVLATGQKVPDDYEPATLEHPARNVPKPVMPKEAAQETEAGAQAFLNYRADAQWYSIQTGDTSIIRELTSTTCDRCSAQYGRIEEIYKSGSWMAGGSESATILPGTFVKRTTGEYTMPVNAKSAGFLVVDHGKTASRQAPYESDKILDTSLIYSGGNWIYVTASPRGSL comes from the coding sequence ATGCTCTGGGAAATGTCCGGTGCATCACACCGGGTCCGCGACGCAGGGAGTTCACGGCACATGCAGCATGCACGGTCCGCACGAGTGGGGGCACGCGCCCTGGTGGTCGCCGGAGTCGCGGCACTCACGCTGAGTGGCTGCGGGGGTGGCCCCGCGGCGGACGGCTCCGCCTCCCCCCAGCCCACCGCGTCCAGCGCTTCCTCGCACGACGACGCCGCCTCGCCCAGCACCCCACCCGCCTCTGCCAGCGCCTCCACCACGGGATCGTCGTCCCCGCTGCCCGAGGACTGGCGCCCCCAGGAGCCCACCGTTCTCGCGACGGGCCAGAAGGTCCCGGACGACTACGAACCCGCCACCCTGGAGCATCCCGCCCGCAACGTGCCGAAACCGGTGATGCCCAAGGAGGCCGCGCAGGAGACAGAGGCCGGCGCGCAGGCGTTCCTGAACTACCGGGCGGATGCGCAGTGGTACTCCATCCAGACTGGCGACACGAGCATTATTCGAGAGCTCACATCGACGACGTGTGATCGATGCTCCGCCCAATACGGACGCATTGAGGAAATATATAAGTCCGGGTCTTGGATGGCTGGAGGGTCCGAGTCTGCAACCATCCTCCCCGGCACGTTCGTGAAACGCACGACAGGCGAGTACACGATGCCAGTGAATGCAAAAAGTGCAGGGTTCCTGGTTGTGGATCATGGGAAAACCGCAAGTCGGCAAGCCCCATATGAAAGTGATAAAATTCTAGACACTTCGCTCATTTACAGCGGCGGGAACTGGATCTATGTAACGGCCTCTCCTCGGGGCTCATTGTGA
- a CDS encoding 3'-5' exonuclease, translating into MPVSFTAIDFETANRSLASACALGVVRVRDGQVVDTRYSLIRPPAGHDAFEPGNVRIHGIRPAEVTHAPTFDRLWDWMCENITPEDPDAVLVAHNAVFDTGVVKAANRACGRDPRPWDYACTLRLARAAYTLRSYALPSASRAAGAEVEDHHNALSDALACAGIVLDLARRSGADTMPDLAAHYGVRLQRALL; encoded by the coding sequence GTGCCTGTCAGCTTCACCGCCATCGACTTCGAGACCGCCAACCGCAGCCTCGCCTCCGCGTGCGCCCTGGGCGTGGTGCGGGTGCGGGACGGGCAGGTGGTCGACACCAGGTACTCCCTCATCCGGCCGCCGGCCGGCCACGACGCCTTCGAACCCGGCAACGTCCGGATCCACGGCATCCGGCCCGCCGAGGTCACGCACGCACCCACGTTCGACAGGCTGTGGGACTGGATGTGCGAGAACATCACGCCAGAGGACCCCGACGCCGTGCTCGTCGCGCACAACGCTGTGTTCGACACCGGCGTGGTCAAGGCCGCCAACCGCGCGTGCGGTCGGGACCCGAGGCCGTGGGACTACGCCTGCACGCTGCGCCTCGCGCGCGCGGCGTACACGCTGCGCTCCTATGCCCTGCCCTCGGCCTCCCGGGCGGCGGGCGCGGAGGTCGAGGACCACCACAACGCCCTCAGCGACGCGCTGGCGTGCGCGGGCATCGTCCTGGACCTCGCCCGGCGCAGCGGGGCGGACACGATGCCGGATCTCGCCGCCCACTACGGTGTGCGCCTCCAACGGGCGCTGCTGTGA
- a CDS encoding exonuclease SbcCD subunit D, producing MLMLHTSDWHLGRTFHGVDILDVQARAMTEIVAWVREYDVSVVLVSGDVYDRAQPRTEVVELLNRTLGEIREAGAQVVLTSGNHDSPARLGFGSQIMSHGGVHLLTTLEDAWRPALFTQRDGRLTVSRGAVPAGEPSAGSPVAAAEDTTVAVYGIPYLEPRAAAPLLDCAPTHQGVLGAVTARIDDARNRPGVPTVVMAHAFVTGAEPTDSERVVDSGGLGTASAEIFAGHDYTALGHLHRRQRVIETVRYSGSPVAYSFSEAEHSKGAWLVDVRSDGVHGVTPLDHASGMRLARLRGQLDALLTEPEHTRAQDAWCQVVLTDAERPAAAMERVRTRFPHTVELRWEPEGSRAATPLGYSARVAGVASPGELCARFYDHVRGRSLSPSEAAELDDAVAAVCEKGAGR from the coding sequence ATGCTGATGCTGCACACCTCCGACTGGCACCTGGGACGCACGTTCCACGGGGTCGACATCCTGGACGTCCAGGCTCGGGCCATGACGGAGATCGTCGCGTGGGTCCGTGAGTACGACGTCTCGGTGGTGCTCGTCTCCGGGGACGTCTACGACCGTGCCCAGCCCCGCACGGAGGTGGTGGAGCTGCTCAACCGCACACTGGGTGAGATCCGTGAGGCCGGGGCCCAGGTGGTCCTCACGAGCGGCAACCACGACTCCCCGGCCCGTCTCGGCTTCGGGTCGCAGATCATGTCCCATGGCGGCGTCCACCTGCTGACCACACTTGAGGACGCATGGCGGCCGGCGCTGTTCACGCAGCGCGACGGTCGGCTCACGGTGTCCCGGGGCGCAGTGCCGGCGGGAGAGCCCTCCGCCGGTTCCCCCGTCGCCGCCGCGGAGGACACCACGGTGGCCGTCTACGGCATCCCCTACCTAGAACCGCGCGCCGCCGCGCCCCTCCTGGACTGTGCACCCACCCACCAGGGTGTCCTGGGTGCGGTGACGGCGCGGATCGACGACGCCCGCAACCGTCCCGGGGTCCCCACCGTGGTGATGGCCCACGCCTTCGTCACGGGCGCCGAGCCCACCGACTCGGAGCGGGTGGTCGACTCGGGCGGACTGGGCACGGCGTCCGCGGAGATTTTCGCGGGACACGACTACACCGCCCTGGGCCACCTGCACCGACGGCAGCGCGTCATCGAGACCGTGCGCTACAGCGGATCGCCCGTGGCCTACTCGTTCTCGGAGGCGGAGCACTCCAAGGGTGCGTGGCTCGTGGACGTGCGGTCCGACGGCGTGCACGGGGTGACGCCCCTGGACCATGCGTCCGGGATGCGCCTGGCCCGGCTCAGGGGACAGCTCGACGCGCTGCTGACGGAGCCGGAGCACACCCGTGCCCAGGACGCCTGGTGCCAGGTGGTGCTCACGGACGCCGAACGCCCCGCCGCGGCCATGGAACGGGTCCGCACCCGGTTCCCCCACACCGTGGAGCTGCGCTGGGAACCGGAGGGAAGCCGGGCCGCCACCCCGCTGGGCTACAGCGCACGAGTCGCCGGTGTCGCCAGCCCGGGGGAGCTGTGCGCCCGGTTCTACGACCACGTCCGGGGCCGGTCGCTCTCGCCGTCCGAGGCCGCCGAGCTGGACGACGCGGTGGCGGCCGTGTGCGAGAAGGGAGCCGGGCGATGA
- a CDS encoding phosphotransferase family protein, with the protein MTFACGYLPFARAVEAVLAEAGVSVERSEWELHAGGSAHIVVNAGHMMSVRIAKNPMSGENVRRRTRALSRLPEFDFAVPRPLTPVIQDGRYTAVGMTWIPGAPRDPGPVDPAQLHRVLEQIRHADASAAEPWLDRPGQHWGGHRRRHVLLEQVLPRLLPRNRDRALHAIQDLVALENVTPRLVHGDLMGSNMLWQGDHLVGVIDWDHACLSDPAYDVASLGLWFGWPSVRAATDEECFERARLHARIFPLQAVAYALHHELDTAQVRQAVEKADAWYETRAVAVA; encoded by the coding sequence ATGACGTTCGCCTGCGGATACCTCCCGTTCGCCCGAGCCGTGGAAGCGGTCCTGGCGGAGGCCGGTGTCAGCGTGGAGCGCTCGGAGTGGGAGCTGCACGCGGGCGGGTCCGCGCACATCGTGGTCAACGCCGGGCACATGATGAGCGTGCGGATTGCCAAGAACCCCATGTCGGGGGAGAACGTCAGGCGCCGCACACGCGCACTGTCCCGCCTGCCGGAGTTCGACTTCGCGGTGCCCCGCCCCCTGACTCCCGTGATCCAGGACGGGCGCTACACCGCGGTGGGCATGACGTGGATCCCCGGGGCACCCCGGGATCCCGGCCCCGTGGACCCCGCGCAGCTGCACCGGGTGCTCGAGCAGATCCGCCACGCGGACGCATCAGCGGCCGAGCCATGGCTGGACCGCCCCGGTCAGCACTGGGGCGGGCACCGGCGGCGCCACGTGCTGCTGGAGCAGGTGCTGCCCCGGCTGCTGCCCCGCAACCGGGACCGCGCCCTGCACGCCATCCAGGACCTCGTGGCGCTGGAGAACGTGACGCCGCGGCTCGTGCACGGTGACCTGATGGGCTCCAACATGCTGTGGCAGGGGGATCACCTGGTCGGGGTGATCGACTGGGACCACGCGTGCCTGAGCGATCCCGCCTACGACGTCGCGTCCCTGGGTCTGTGGTTCGGCTGGCCCAGCGTGCGTGCGGCCACCGACGAGGAGTGCTTCGAGCGCGCCCGGCTGCACGCCAGGATCTTCCCGCTGCAGGCCGTGGCGTACGCGCTGCACCACGAGCTCGACACCGCGCAGGTCCGCCAGGCCGTGGAGAAGGCGGACGCGTGGTACGAGACCCGGGCGGTCGCCGTCGCGTGA